From the genome of Brassica oleracea var. oleracea cultivar TO1000 chromosome C4, BOL, whole genome shotgun sequence:
GGTGAGAGAGAGAAAAAATTTCTTATCGTTTTATTACAAACTGATAAATGTATCATATACAATAATCTCTTATTCATATCTCTTTTTCTGGCATAAAACTTTGATGCGTATATAGTAATAGACTAATAATAGATCCTCGTCAAGTCATCATTCATTACAAATGTGATCTCTTTTTCCACAAATAATAATAGGTCCATGAAGAGGCCCAGACTAATCTCCAAGTGGAGATGCAACCCACGGATAGACCCTTTCTCCGGGTATTCAAATGGGTCCTAAAGCATAGGTCCATATCCGTGTTAGGTGACCAGGATAATTGTGACATAGTTTCGCGCAACAGGTGGATCGAACCTGAAACGTGTTGGCGTCTCAATCCCGTCTTCTTACCACTCGACCACAATCATCCGGTCCACAAATAACATACATCCTTCGTCTTTTTTCTATATCTAGTGTTTCATCTCGTAGCAGACGTTTTAAATTTAACAATATGTTTGAATTAGAATCATGGCTGTTGTTAATTTTCAAAGTATAATGTATGTTGTTTAGAGAAGTGAAACATTATTTTCTTTCTAATATCATGTGGTTATAAAGAAGCACAAATATGACATGAAATAACACCATTGTAACATTATCATCTTTTTAGCTTATGGTTAAATGTTTTATCAAATTAATATTTTGATGATTTAAGGGTTTTGAATGAAACACAGAACAAATGCAGAATAAATATAGTTTTTAATGATACATATTAGACTGCATTTGTTATATACAGAACAAAAAATATGTTAAAATACAAATAAATTGCATGTATTAATTGTAGTGTCAAAAAATTTGATCTGCAAAAAGAAGAAAAAAGAGTTGAACAATTGATATGCATTAAATTTTCAAAATTATTTGGTCTATATTAATTATGTTTTGGTCTGTTTCTTATGTTTTATCTGCATTTTTTATATTTACATTATATTCCAAGCCTTAATTAAATAACGGCAGTGTAGACATGTCAAATCCCTATCCGCTGTGATCTCGAGAAGGGATTATACCACTTTTCATTATAGTACTCTTTTATTTCAAAAAAAATTATAGTATTTTTTTACCGAATTGTTATTCTTTGTAAAAAAAAAAATCTGGATGGATTATCAGGATATTTCATATAGATGAATCATTTGAATAGATCATCTCAAGAGATTTAAATGATATGGATGAAGATGACATACGATGAAACAAATAGGCACTAAGAATATGTCTAGCAAATCCCTTATATAAATCTTGTAGGAGTACATAATAACTTCGCGTAATATGATTGGGATTATACATCTCGTACACGTGTTTTCGTATATAGTTATTTATTTCTGCTACTAAAAAAAGAGAGAGTCTGATGGAGTATTTTACCAAAAAAAGAGAGTCTGATGGAGTATTTTACCATCCATTTTCCACGTTTATTTTCATGATTTCATGCGTGCTAATTAAAAGGTAATTTAAGTATCCGATACAAAATAATGACTAATTATTAAAATGATAATCCTACGAGTTTGTTTTACCAGGTATGACTGTATGAAATTCTGATAAAGTGATTTATATTAAACTTATATTTTATAGTTTTTCCGACTTGCATTGTGTGAAGACAAAAGTGATTTATTTTAAATTTATAGTTTATTGTTTCTCCGAGTTGCATTGTTGTTAGTCTCAACAAAATATAAATGATGAAATATTGTTGCTCTAAAATTTTCTTTTTATTATTTTAATTTATACAAAGCCAATTAGATATGGGGATCGATTAAAATACAGAAAAGAGACATCCAATATTCATAAAGTGACAAAGCAAATACAAATCATAAAAATGTTAATTCGGAAAAATGAGGACAGATCTTAAATACGTTTGAAACTCTGAATATCTGATCCATGGCCATCTCTATCTATAACCCCTAATCACATTTATGTATCTCACTAGGTCCTTACACCATCTTCGTTACCTGCAGGGACGGACGTAGGTGAAGACGTACGGGGTCACGCGCCCCCGTCTCTTTTTTATTTTCTTTGCATAATCTACAAACTCATGCAATGCTCCTCTAAACCTACAACTAAATATGATGAAATAAAATTATGCGTCCCTGTCTAAATGGCCTCCTACATCCACTACAAGAAAAAAGCAAGGATTTTGAGGGAAAAAATCGTCGGAATTTCGTCGGAATATCGTTATTCCGACGACATACCGACGAAACAAGTCGTCGGAAATAATTCTTCGGAATTTCTTCTTTCCTCGGAAATCCCTCGGAATTTTTCGACGGAATTCCGAGGAAACAAACTTCCGAGGAAATTCCGAGGATCACTAGTTTGTCGGAAATGTCCTCGGAATATACCGAGGGAGAACTTCGTCGGGATATTTCCTCGGACGTTCATCGATCGATGCGTTTTTGGACATATATACATCGATCGATAGGAATATACCGACGGACATATTTCTCAGAATATTCCGAGGAACATGTCTCTCGGTATATTCCGAGGAACCGGTCCCTCGGTATATTCCGAACGTTTTTTTGTAAACAGATCGATCGATGCGTTTTTGGGCATAAATCCATCGATCGATCGATCGATCGAGTAAAAAATATAATTAATTTCCTCGGAATGTAAAAAATATTAATTTTTTTAAAAAAATAAAATTTCTGAAATTTAAATTCGAAAATATGAAATTAAAATTAAAATTGAAANNNNNNNNNNNNNNNNNNNNNNNNNNNNNNNNNNNNNNNNNNNNNNNNNNNNNNNNNNNNNNNNNNNNNNNNNNNNNNNNNNNNNNNNNNNNNNNNNNNNNNNNNNNNNNNNNNNNNNNNNNNNNNNNNNNNNNNNNNNNNNNNNNNNNNNNNNNNNNNNNNNNNNNNNNNNNNNNNNNNNNNNNNNNNNNNNNNNNNNNNNNNNNNNNNNNNNNNNNNNNNNNNNNNNNNNNNNNNNNNNNNNNNNNNNNNNNNNNNNNNNNNNNNNNNNNNNNNNNNNNNNNNNNNNNNNNNNNNNNNNNNNNNNNNNNNNNNNNNNNNNNNNNNNNNNNNNNNNNNNNNNNNNNNNNNNNNNNNNNNNNNNNNNNNNNNNNNNNNNNNNNNNNNNNNNNNNNNNNNNNNNNNNNNNNNNNNNNNNNNNNNNNNNNNNNNNNNNNNNNNNNNNNNNNNNNNNNNNNNNNNNNNNNNNNNNNNNNNNNNNNNNNNNNNNNNNNNNNNNNNNNNNNNNNNNNNNNNNNNNNNNNNNNNNNNNNNNNNNNNNNNNNNNNNNNNNNNNNNNNNNNNNNNNNNNNNNNNNNNNNNNNNNNNNNNNNNNNNNNNNNNNNNNNNNNNNNNNNNNNNNNNNNNNNNNNNNNNNNNNNNNNNNNNNNNNNNNNNNNNNNNNNNNNNNNNNNNNNNNNNNNNNNNNNNNNNNNNNNNNNNNNNNNNNNNNNNNNNNNNNNNNNNNNNNNNNNNNNNNNNNNNNNNNNNNNNNNNNNNNNNNNNNNNNNNNNNNNNNNNNNNNNNNNNNNNNNNNNNNNNNNNNNNNNNNNNNNNNNNNNNNNNNNNNNNNNNNNNNNNNNNNNNNNNNNNNNNNNNNNNNNNNNNNNNNNNNNNNNNNNNNNNNNNNNNNNNNNNNNNNNNNNNNNNNNNNNNNNNNNNNNNNNNNNNNNNNNNNNNNNNNNNNNNNNNNNNNNNNNNNNNNNNNNNNNNNNNNNNNNNNNNNNNNNNNNNNNNNNNNNNNNNNNNNNNNNNNNNNNNNNNNNNNNNNNNNNNNNNNNNNNNNNNNNNNNNNNNNNNNNNNNNNNNNNNNNNNNNNNNNNNNNNNNNNNNNNNNNNNNNNNNNNNNNNNNNNNNNNNNNNNNNNNNNNNNNNNNNNNNNNNNNNNNNNNNNNNNNNNNNNNNNNNNNNNNNNNNNNNNNNNNNNNNNNNNNNNNNNNNNNNNNNNNNNNNNNNNNNNNNNNNNNNNNNNNNNNNNNNNNNNNNNNNNNNNNNNNNNNNNNNNNNNNNNNNNNNNNNNNNNNNNNNNNNNNNNNNNNNNNNNNNNNNNNNNNNNNNNNNNNNNNNNNNNNNNNNNNNNNNNNNNNNNNNNNNNNNNNNNNNNNNNNNNNNNNNNNNNNNNNNNNNNNNNNNNNNNNNNNNNNNNNNNNNNNNNNNNNNNNNNNNNNNNNNNNNNNNNNNNNNNNNNNNNNNNNNNNNNNNNNNNNNNNNNNNNNNNNNNNNNNNNNNNNNNNNNNNNNNNNNNNNNNNNNNNNNNNNNNNNNNNNNNNNNNNNNNNNNNNNNNNNNNNNNNNNNNNNNNNNNNNNNNNNNNNNNNNNNNNNNNNNNNNNNNNNNNNNNNNNNNNNNNNNNNNNNNNNNNNNNNNNNNNNNNNNNNNNNNNNNNNNNNNNNNNNNNNNNNNNNNNNNNNNNNNNNNNNNNNNNNNNNNNNNNNNNNNNNNNNNNNNNNNNNNNNNNNNNNNNNNNNNNNNNNNNNNNNNNNNNNNNNNNNNNNNNNNNNNNNNNNNNNNNNNNNNNNNNNNNNNNNNNNNNNNNNNNNNNNNNNNNNNNNNNNNNNNNNNNNNNNNNNNNNNNNNNNNNNNNNNNNNNNNNNNNNNNNNNNNNNNNNNNNNNNNNNNNNNNNNNNNNNNNNNNNNNNNNNNNNNNNNNNNNNNNNNNNNNNNNNNNNNNNNNNNNNNNNNNNNNNNNNNNNNNNNNNNNNNNNNNNNNNNNNNNNNNNNNNNNNNNNNNNNNNTCGGAAAATCTTGTAAGTTTTTTTATAAACGGATCGATCGATGGATATATGTCCAAAAACGGATCGATCGATCACTAAGATGGACCATAGCGTAAGAATGTGATCGATCGATATGTATTTATTCAAAAACGCATCGATTGGTTTTTTCTGAGAAACCCATTTTTCCTCGGAATTTCCTCGGAATATTCCGACGGATTGATATTTCCTCGGAATTCCGTCGGTATATTCCGAGGAAATTCCGAGGAAACCCAATTTTGTGTTTCCTCGGAAATTCCTCGGGATATTCCGAGTATTTCATTTTCCGTCGGAATGTCCGTCAGAATACCGCTGTTTTCTTGTAGTGATCCGCCACCGGTCACCTGTAATGCATTCAAACATGATCTGATAAATTTCTTTTTAAATTGGTTTTCAAATATATTTTTTTTCAGAAATGGAAACCATCAACTTTCTAAAAACTTTTAACACATCGTATATATACTCCTTTTATTTCATTACGCTAGATGTTTTGGCTAAAATCACAGCCCACAACTGTATTTTTCTTCAGAACGTATAATTAAAATAAAATATTAATAGCAAAAATTTATAAAATATCTTACAATTTGAATAGACAGAATACTTTTTAGGAGAAACCATCTCCGTGCAAAGGGGAAAAGTTGCTAAACGTTTGTGTTACTATTAAATCCAGACTACCCTAATCTTCGAATGCACTAATGTATACATCAATATGACAAACTAGGCTGCTGTATGCAGTAGTGTTCGTTGAGTATCACTTATATTAGTTTTTAAGATAATATAATATTGCATTAACTATATAGTCTACGGATACATAATTTAGTTCAGCCAATTAATAAGCATGGGCAAAGAGCATGTATATGTCAGTGGATTTATATAAGAGTAAAATCTAGTCGTGTTTATATATCGACGCATGTGTTATCACAAGTATGTTATGTGTATGTGTATGTGTATGTGTATGTGTTTTTATGACCGGCAAGATGAGTAGGCAAGGGATAATGCGTGCCCTGCAAATCTTAATTTTCTCACTTTCTAAAGCAAAAAGAAAGAAACGAAAATCAATTTTAGTTGCAAGCCACTTACTCACTGTTGCTTTCGTGATTATGCTCATTGAATAATCCAATAAACTTTAAATTTTTATTAAAACGTTAACAATATTCTAAAATAAGAAATGTGGTTCACCCACTGATCGACATCGTTTCCTTTGTAATTTCTAGTTAACCGGTTATTTTACTTATTTGATCTACCTTGTAAACCAAGCTGATGCCCGGTTTATACTGGTTTTGCATCGTTTCCTCTGAAATTTCTATCTACGTTAGCAACATTAAAACTTTTTTTTGAAGTACTAGTTACTGAAAAATTAGTTCATATACAAACACAAAAGTCTATTCATACATATGCAATATTTTCAACCGAATGAATCCACTATTCTCAGATCAACATTTTTTTCTTTAAACGGGAAATGAGTTAAACTTAATTACTTATATATTACTAGACATTTTCCATGTATTTAACTTTTCAAATAGTTGGGTAGAAATTTAATTTTCCTCTTTCTTCTTCCCACAACACGTATTATCAGCGAACAAAACAAGAGGTGCAGAGGCAAAGGCAGTGCCAGGTCCTGAGATATTCATGGTCCAATACGAAATACAAAACTTAAGCCCCTAGATAATATTTAAAAAGAAAATGTCGTTAAAAAACTCAAGTTTATAATAAGAAAATTACAATAGCCTCAAAACTAAAAAAAACTTATCAGTTCTTAAATGTAGATCTTTTTGCATTTTTTCCTGCAAAATCATCCATCAAACTTTCGTAATCAAGGTTCTTGATCATATCTTATACAATCGACAACATAGTCAAACCATTTAATCTTTCTTGTGACATAATTGACCGTAAGTAAGACTTTATCAACTTCGGCTTCTAGAAGCTTCTTTCGGCTGAGTCAACCGAAACCATGATTGTAAACATTACTAGATAGGCAATCCATATATTTGGATAACCCTTCTTGTATCTTCTCAAAAAATTTATTACCTCAGCACTCTTCTTGATAATTATTCAAAATAAGTTATTTTCTCTTTTTGTTGTCTGTCATAATTTTTTTTGTCTTTTAATCTACTCATATTTAATAACACAGAATATATAAAATTTAATTATTTTTGTATGTTAGTGATGTCCCACAACTTTCTTTACTTATCGTCTATATACACATAACAAATTGTCAAATTGATATATTTATAAGTAATAATATTGAAAAAATAGGCCCTAAAATTTTGACAAAAATTGTAGGCCCCATACATTTGTATCGAATGTTTTGGTTCAAGTCCGGGCCTGAGGTTTGGTAATATTCTCAAGTAAAGTAAATACATGTTAGATACATGCACCTATAAGGGACAAATGCAGGTTGTTCTTTAGAGAAAAAAATATATCCAATTCAAGTGGGAACATTAAGGGATAGAGAACGATAGGCTGATTTTGACTCTTAATACTTTGATGATATATCTAATCTTTGCGATGCTTTAGAACAATTTTCAAGTTACGGCGCCAATTCGGCAATTCCGTAATATATATTGCAAAAGTTGTTGCACCACCATTTTCACGATATAAACTCTACATGCACTTGAATTTGAAATCATAGATCATATATTTTTTAATATTCGTTTAAAATGTCAAAATGTCGAGCGGTGATATATTTGCTCTACCATAACCATTTCATATTTTTTGTTCTTTTCTAGAAAAAACTATTCCATAGAAATTCACGCATATAATATAGGTTTCTGAGGAGTACTCTTGCATTAATTTGTGGATGCAAGGGGGCGGGAGGGTGGCCGTTGATAAAATTGTGTTAACAATGATGCTAATTTATTAATTTCACAGAACATAAAAATATATTATAAGCTTTGTAAAACATTTAAAACGAGCTTAAATAATTCTGACACAATGCATATACCATAAAGAGTGGATGCATATGCACAGTTACAGTGAATACATGTACCCGTACTTATATATTCGAGAAAATCAAGATTTTCAAAATCTTTGAATCGGATAATAAAATAGTACCCTACATTTGTTTTTGTTTTTCTTTATAGAACATTACATGTTACTAGTTACTAGGGTTAAGGTTTCTCCGGATAATATAGTGCGCATGATACAAACAATCTTTACTCTTCTAGACTTTTTAAAATGTGCCATACAAACTTTTGATTGAAACAATCCATTATCTACTATTTAAGGCAATATATTATTATGAGATCACTTGTTCATCCCTAGGTAGTCAGACCAAAATAAGACTGGACTATCTTATCTTTATTATCCAAACACCCAATTTTATAATAATAAGCAAATCAGAAACACATGATTCTGAAAGTTTTATTATTTAGTATATGAAATCTGAACAGTACACTCAATTGTTGTTAAATCAAATTTCATTTGATATCTTTTTCTTATCAATCTTTATGTAATTTTCGACTTCCATCAAAATCCACTATGCATGAACACATTAAAGGGTAAGATCATCCATCGTAGAACAAAGTACACATCCAGCACCCAGTGGAATACCAAAACAAAACATAAATAAAGACAAGCAAAAAAGCAAAAGAAAATTGAATTATCTATTTCAAGATCCTTTGCCCATAACGCCTGTTCTAAAACTCGGCCGCCTAGCCGCCTAGGCGTTACGCGTCACTTTTCCGCCCCGATTTATGCCAAATCGGTTTAAAAAATCGGATATCCGATTTTTTTCCGCCTAGACCGCCTAAATGACCGCCTAAATGACCGCCTAGCCGCCTAAATGACCGCCTAGGCAGCCGCCTAATCTATTTTTTTTATTTATTTTTTATTTTATTTTTTTATTTTTTTTTATTTTTAATAATATTTTTATTTATTTATTTGATCTAAAATTTTATAAATATCATTTATATTCATAATTTTGATGAAAATTACACTATATTAAGTTTATATATTCTATTTGTGTGTTTTATACAATCTTAAACATGAAAATGTATTAATGTTATACACAATTAAAGATTAACATGTTTTATAACATAGTAAACCATTTAAAAATTCCGTCCCGCATAATTTCCGATTAATCCCCGATTTTCTTTTTAGGCGCTGGGCCCAACTCGACCGCCCGATTAGCGCCTAGCGCGTTCCCGAACAGGGCCTATAACACACACCAAAGAGACATTTATTATTAAAAAAAACTAAGAGAGAGAGAGGAAAGTCACTATGTCAGCATCACGTGTATGTCTCTCTCTCTCTCCTCCCAAACACAACTCTCTTCTTCTACTTCTTGTCTAAATCTTTTTTTTCTTGTCTAAATCTTGAACTCAAAACTAAAAAACATCTCCAAGATTTACTCTCATGGCTTCCACCACCACCACCACTCTCTGCGACCTCCCTGACGTCATCTTATCCACCATCTGCGCTCTCGTCACCGACTCACGAGCCCGCAACTCCCTCTCCCTCGTCTCCCACAAGTTCCTCGCCCTCGAGAGATCCACCCGCTCCCACCTCACTCTCCGCGGCAACGCGCGTGACCTCCACCTCCTCCCCGGCTGTTTCCGATCCATCTCCCACCTCGATCTCTCCTTCCTCTCCCCGTGGGGCCACTCCCTCCTCACCTCCCTCCCCGTCGATCACCAGCCCCTCCTCGCTCTCCGCCTCCACCTCTGCTTCCCTTCCGTCGACGCCCTCACCGTCTACTCTCGCTCCCCGACCTCCCTCGAGCTTCTCCTCCCTCAGTGGCCGAGGATTCGCCACGTCAAGCTTATCCGTTGGCACCAGAGACCTTCTCAGATCCCTCAGGGCGACGACTTCGTTCCCATCTTCGAGCACTGTGGTCTCCTCGAGTCTTTGGATCTCTCTGCTTTCTACCACTGGACGGAAGACTTGCCTCCCGTTCTCCAGCGTTACGCTGACGTGGCGGCGAGGCTCACTCGCTTGGATATATTAACGGCGTCTTTTACTGAGGGATACAAGTCGAGCGAGATCGTTGATATTACCAAAGCTTGTCCTAATCTTAGAGACTTCCGTGTTGCTTGCACGTTTGATCCGAGATACTTCGAGTTTGTCGGTGACGAGACTCTCTCCGCCGTGTCTGCCAACTGTCCTAAGCTTACTCTTCTCCACATGGTGGACACAGCTTCGCTGGCAAGTCCTAGAGCGGTTCTAGGTAACCTGGTCTTTAAATTTTGAGAACTATAAACAATTAATATAAAAATTATAAATTTAGATTTTAGTTTATGTAGTTTTTTGGTTATAGACAATTTACTAAGTTTTTAATATTTTTTTTTTTTGTAAATTTACATGATTTTGTTTATGTAAATTATTTTTAGAATTTTAGAGGTTATAGATAGTTTCATAAGTTTCTAATCATTTTTTTTTTTTTTTTGTAAATTTAGAGAATTTTGTTTGTGTAAATTATTTTAAAAAATTTAGCGGCTATATGTTAATGTTTTACTTGGCTGTGTACGTGCAGGTAATGACTCTGGAGATTCAGCTATCACGGCGGCGACGCTGATGGAGGTTTTCTCAGCTCTACCGCATCTAGAGGAGCTTGTGCTTGACGTTGGTAAGAACGTGAAGCTTAGCGGTGTAGCTTTAGAGGCTTTAAACACCAAATGCAAGAAGCTAAGATCTTTGAAGCTAGGACTGTTCGAAGGGGTTTGCTCCGCCACAGATTGGGGGAAGCTTGACGGTGTGGCGTTATGCGGAGGGTTATTGTCGCTGTCTTTAAAAAACTCTGCCGATTTGGGTGATATGGGTTTGGTTGCTATAGGGAAAGGATGTTGTAAGCTGAGTAAGTTTGAGATTCAAGGGTGTGAGAATGTGACAGTGAAGGGGCTTAGAACAATGGTTACACTCCTTAGGAAGACGTTAACTGATGTTAGAATCTCTTGCTGTAAGAAGCTAGATGCAACAGCTTCTTTAAAGGCGGTTGAGCCTATCTTTGATAGGATCAAGAAGCTGCATATTGATTGTGTTTGGTCTGGTTCAGAGGAGGAAGGTGGAGAAAGGGTGGAAACAAGTGAGACTAATGATGATAATGATGATGATGGTGATGATTATGAGAGGAGTCAGAAGAGGTGCAAGTACTCAACAGATGATGTGAATGGGTTCTCCTCTGAAGACAGAGTGTGGGAGAAACTTGAGTATCTGTCTTTATGGATCAGTGTTGGTGAGTTTCTAACACCATTACCTATGACAGGACTAGATGACTGTCCCAACTTGGAAGAGATTAGGATCAAGATAGAAGGAGACTGCAGAGGTAGACGCAGGCCTTCTGAGCCAGAGCTAGGCTTAAGCTGTCTAGCTCTCTATCCAAAGCTCTCAAAGATGCAGCTAGACTGCGGCGACACGATCGGTTTCGCCTTGACCGCGCCACCTATGCAGATGGATCTGAGCTTGTGGGAGAGGTTCTTCTTGACTGGAATAGGAAACTTGAGCTTGAGCGAGC
Proteins encoded in this window:
- the LOC106342679 gene encoding F-box protein MAX2-like yields the protein MASTTTTTLCDLPDVILSTICALVTDSRARNSLSLVSHKFLALERSTRSHLTLRGNARDLHLLPGCFRSISHLDLSFLSPWGHSLLTSLPVDHQPLLALRLHLCFPSVDALTVYSRSPTSLELLLPQWPRIRHVKLIRWHQRPSQIPQGDDFVPIFEHCGLLESLDLSAFYHWTEDLPPVLQRYADVAARLTRLDILTASFTEGYKSSEIVDITKACPNLRDFRVACTFDPRYFEFVGDETLSAVSANCPKLTLLHMVDTASLASPRAVLGNDSGDSAITAATLMEVFSALPHLEELVLDVGKNVKLSGVALEALNTKCKKLRSLKLGLFEGVCSATDWGKLDGVALCGGLLSLSLKNSADLGDMGLVAIGKGCCKLSKFEIQGCENVTVKGLRTMVTLLRKTLTDVRISCCKKLDATASLKAVEPIFDRIKKLHIDCVWSGSEEEGGERVETSETNDDNDDDGDDYERSQKRCKYSTDDVNGFSSEDRVWEKLEYLSLWISVGEFLTPLPMTGLDDCPNLEEIRIKIEGDCRGRRRPSEPELGLSCLALYPKLSKMQLDCGDTIGFALTAPPMQMDLSLWERFFLTGIGNLSLSELDYWPPQDRDVNQRSLSLPGAGLLQECLSLRKLFIHGTAHEHFMNFLLRIPNLRDVQLREDYYPAPENDMSTEMRVGSCSRFEDQLNSRIIID